The following proteins are encoded in a genomic region of Primulina huaijiensis isolate GDHJ02 chromosome 3, ASM1229523v2, whole genome shotgun sequence:
- the LOC140973475 gene encoding exosome complex component RRP45A-like isoform X4 yields the protein MTLNEKKFIETALLSDLRIDGRGPFDYRNVAIKFGREDGSSEVQLGQTHVMGFVTSQLVQPYRDRPNEGTLSIYTEFSPMADPSFEIGRPGVFAVELGRIVDRGLRESRAVDTESLCVVAGKWVWSIRIDLHILDNGGNLVDAANIAALVALLTFRRPECTVGGDNDQEVIIHSPEVREPLPLIVHHLPVAITFAFIGSESTVVIDPSNFEEAVMGGKLTATLNTNGDVCAIQKAGGDGVIQSVIMQCLRIASVKAADITNKITKAVSG from the exons ATGACACTTAACGAGAAGAAGTTTATCGAAACAGCGCTGCTTTCTGATCTTAGAATTGATGGGCGTGGACCATTTGATTACCGGAATGTGGCGATCAAGTTTGGCAG GGAAGATGGTTCATCAGAGGTGCAGTTGGGTCAAACACATGTGATGGGGTTTGTGACCTCCCAACTTGTTCAACCTTACAGGGACCGCCCTAATGAAGGAACTCTTTCAATATACACAGAGTTCTCTCCAATGGCAGATCCTTCATTTGAAATAGGCCGTCCTGGGGTATTTGCAGTGGAGTTAGGTCGCATAGTTGATCGTGGATTGAG GGAAAGCAGGGCTGTGGATACAGAATCACTTTGTGTTGTTGCCGGAAAATGGGTTTGGTCTATTCGTATTGATCTCCACATTCTAGACAATGGGGG AAATCTTGTTGACGCTGCCAATATTGCTGCTTTAGTGGCTCTTTTGACATTTCGAAGGCCGGAGTGCACAGTGGGAGGAGATAACGATCAAGAAGTTATCATACATTCTCCTGAG GTGAGGGAACCACTTCCATTAATTGTGCACCACCTCCCTGTAGCAATAACCTTTGCGTTTATCGGTAGTGAGAGTACAGTG GTAATTGATCCATCAAACTTTGAAGAAGCTGTTATGGGAGGAAAATTGACTGCTACTCTTAATACGAACGGTGATGTGTGTGCTATTCAAAAAGCTGGAGGAGATGGAGTCATACAAAGTGTTATTATGCAATGCTTGCGCATTGCATCTGTAAAGGCCGCTGATATAACTAACAAAATAACGAAAGCTGTTAGTG GTTGA
- the LOC140973476 gene encoding uncharacterized protein encodes MSTGMISDSLVMNTGPVSTVISGQTEVDFAECDCCGLMEECTPSYIEKIRERYGGKWICGLCAEAVKDEILRCHKLISLDEAMARHFSFCNKFRASGPPQDPTPRLIRAMSQILRKSLDCPKSLTEQPDQKHGRTRRRRFDSFG; translated from the exons ATGTCGACAGGTATGATCAGTGATTCGTTGGTGATGAATACGGGACCTGTGAGTACCGTCATTTCAGGTCAAACTGAGGTGGATTTTGCGGAATGCGATTGTTGCGGGCTGATGGAGGAATGCACCCCTTCATATATTGAAAAGATTCGTGAAAG GTACGGAGGGAAATGGATATGCGGGCTTTGTGCAGAAGCGGTGAAAGACGAAATCTTGCGATGCCACAAATTGATAAGCCTGGATGAAGCCATGGCCCGGCATTTCAGCTTCTGCAACAAGTTTCGGGCTTCGGGCCCTCCGCAGGACCCTACACCGCGTCTGATCCGGGCCATGAGTCAGATCTTGAGGAAGAGTTTGGATTGCCCGAAATCTCTTACCGAGCAGCCCGACCAGAAACATGGGAGAACTCGGCGGCGCCGTTTTGACTCGTTCGGGTAG
- the LOC140973475 gene encoding exosome complex component RRP45A-like isoform X1 → MTLNEKKFIETALLSDLRIDGRGPFDYRNVAIKFGREDGSSEVQLGQTHVMGFVTSQLVQPYRDRPNEGTLSIYTEFSPMADPSFEIGRPGVFAVELGRIVDRGLRESRAVDTESLCVVAGKWVWSIRIDLHILDNGGNLVDAANIAALVALLTFRRPECTVGGDNDQEVIIHSPEVREPLPLIVHHLPVAITFAFIGSESTVVIDPSNFEEAVMGGKLTATLNTNGDVCAIQKAGGDGVIQSVIMQCLRIASVKAADITNKITKAVESYNTERALRKIKRHPDPVVDVSKGAGMGVRCLSMEMEKTRLKIEDRKVNRSDDMEIETHSSKKTGSRLGDAKFKSFIGGPSSWDPYSKGINGDELKASLASRAAATSVEKMDVLPSVKTQFTMIDKTPTEMDSTPSLQQTIETGEQTTKVKTLMDAVKPKHRRKKKTYPNHDLS, encoded by the exons ATGACACTTAACGAGAAGAAGTTTATCGAAACAGCGCTGCTTTCTGATCTTAGAATTGATGGGCGTGGACCATTTGATTACCGGAATGTGGCGATCAAGTTTGGCAG GGAAGATGGTTCATCAGAGGTGCAGTTGGGTCAAACACATGTGATGGGGTTTGTGACCTCCCAACTTGTTCAACCTTACAGGGACCGCCCTAATGAAGGAACTCTTTCAATATACACAGAGTTCTCTCCAATGGCAGATCCTTCATTTGAAATAGGCCGTCCTGGGGTATTTGCAGTGGAGTTAGGTCGCATAGTTGATCGTGGATTGAG GGAAAGCAGGGCTGTGGATACAGAATCACTTTGTGTTGTTGCCGGAAAATGGGTTTGGTCTATTCGTATTGATCTCCACATTCTAGACAATGGGGG AAATCTTGTTGACGCTGCCAATATTGCTGCTTTAGTGGCTCTTTTGACATTTCGAAGGCCGGAGTGCACAGTGGGAGGAGATAACGATCAAGAAGTTATCATACATTCTCCTGAG GTGAGGGAACCACTTCCATTAATTGTGCACCACCTCCCTGTAGCAATAACCTTTGCGTTTATCGGTAGTGAGAGTACAGTG GTAATTGATCCATCAAACTTTGAAGAAGCTGTTATGGGAGGAAAATTGACTGCTACTCTTAATACGAACGGTGATGTGTGTGCTATTCAAAAAGCTGGAGGAGATGGAGTCATACAAAGTGTTATTATGCAATGCTTGCGCATTGCATCTGTAAAGGCCGCTGATATAACTAACAAAATAACGAAAGCT GTTGAGTCGTATAATACAGAAAGAGCATTGAGAAAAATCAAACGACACCCTGACCCAGTTGTAGATGTTAGCAAAGGTGCCGGAATGGGAGTTCGTTGTTTGTCAATGGAAATGGAAAAAACAAGATTGAAAATTGAGGATAGAAAGGTCAATCGAAGTGATGACATGGAAATTGAAACCCACTCATCGAAGAAAACTGGAAGCAGGTTGGGTGATGCGAAATTTAAAAGTTTCATTGGTGGTCCATCCAGTTG GGATCCGTATTCCAAGGGTATAAATGGTGATGAACTGAAAGCATCTCTCGCATCACGAG CTGCAGCAACCTCTGTTGAGAAGATGGATGTGTTACCATCTGTGAAGACACAGTTCACTATGATTGATAAAACCCCTACTGAAATGGATTCCACACCATCATTGCAACAGACTATTGAGACAGGAGAACAGACAACCAAAGTAAAGACTTTGATGGATGCAGTCAAGCCGAAGCACAGACGGAAAAAGAAAACCTATCCAAACCatgatttaagttaa
- the LOC140973475 gene encoding exosome complex component RRP45A-like isoform X2, producing the protein MTLNEKKFIETALLSDLRIDGRGPFDYRNVAIKFGREDGSSEVQLGQTHVMGFVTSQLVQPYRDRPNEGTLSIYTEFSPMADPSFEIGRPGVFAVELGRIVDRGLRAVDTESLCVVAGKWVWSIRIDLHILDNGGNLVDAANIAALVALLTFRRPECTVGGDNDQEVIIHSPEVREPLPLIVHHLPVAITFAFIGSESTVVIDPSNFEEAVMGGKLTATLNTNGDVCAIQKAGGDGVIQSVIMQCLRIASVKAADITNKITKAVESYNTERALRKIKRHPDPVVDVSKGAGMGVRCLSMEMEKTRLKIEDRKVNRSDDMEIETHSSKKTGSRLGDAKFKSFIGGPSSWDPYSKGINGDELKASLASRAAATSVEKMDVLPSVKTQFTMIDKTPTEMDSTPSLQQTIETGEQTTKVKTLMDAVKPKHRRKKKTYPNHDLS; encoded by the exons ATGACACTTAACGAGAAGAAGTTTATCGAAACAGCGCTGCTTTCTGATCTTAGAATTGATGGGCGTGGACCATTTGATTACCGGAATGTGGCGATCAAGTTTGGCAG GGAAGATGGTTCATCAGAGGTGCAGTTGGGTCAAACACATGTGATGGGGTTTGTGACCTCCCAACTTGTTCAACCTTACAGGGACCGCCCTAATGAAGGAACTCTTTCAATATACACAGAGTTCTCTCCAATGGCAGATCCTTCATTTGAAATAGGCCGTCCTGGGGTATTTGCAGTGGAGTTAGGTCGCATAGTTGATCGTGGATTGAG GGCTGTGGATACAGAATCACTTTGTGTTGTTGCCGGAAAATGGGTTTGGTCTATTCGTATTGATCTCCACATTCTAGACAATGGGGG AAATCTTGTTGACGCTGCCAATATTGCTGCTTTAGTGGCTCTTTTGACATTTCGAAGGCCGGAGTGCACAGTGGGAGGAGATAACGATCAAGAAGTTATCATACATTCTCCTGAG GTGAGGGAACCACTTCCATTAATTGTGCACCACCTCCCTGTAGCAATAACCTTTGCGTTTATCGGTAGTGAGAGTACAGTG GTAATTGATCCATCAAACTTTGAAGAAGCTGTTATGGGAGGAAAATTGACTGCTACTCTTAATACGAACGGTGATGTGTGTGCTATTCAAAAAGCTGGAGGAGATGGAGTCATACAAAGTGTTATTATGCAATGCTTGCGCATTGCATCTGTAAAGGCCGCTGATATAACTAACAAAATAACGAAAGCT GTTGAGTCGTATAATACAGAAAGAGCATTGAGAAAAATCAAACGACACCCTGACCCAGTTGTAGATGTTAGCAAAGGTGCCGGAATGGGAGTTCGTTGTTTGTCAATGGAAATGGAAAAAACAAGATTGAAAATTGAGGATAGAAAGGTCAATCGAAGTGATGACATGGAAATTGAAACCCACTCATCGAAGAAAACTGGAAGCAGGTTGGGTGATGCGAAATTTAAAAGTTTCATTGGTGGTCCATCCAGTTG GGATCCGTATTCCAAGGGTATAAATGGTGATGAACTGAAAGCATCTCTCGCATCACGAG CTGCAGCAACCTCTGTTGAGAAGATGGATGTGTTACCATCTGTGAAGACACAGTTCACTATGATTGATAAAACCCCTACTGAAATGGATTCCACACCATCATTGCAACAGACTATTGAGACAGGAGAACAGACAACCAAAGTAAAGACTTTGATGGATGCAGTCAAGCCGAAGCACAGACGGAAAAAGAAAACCTATCCAAACCatgatttaagttaa
- the LOC140973475 gene encoding exosome complex component RRP45A-like isoform X3 has product MTLNEKKFIETALLSDLRIDGRGPFDYRNVAIKFGREDGSSEVQLGQTHVMGFVTSQLVQPYRDRPNEGTLSIYTEFSPMADPSFEIGRPGVFAVELGRIVDRGLRESRAVDTESLCVVAGKWVWSIRIDLHILDNGGNLVDAANIAALVALLTFRRPECTVGGDNDQEVIIHSPEVREPLPLIVHHLPVAITFAFIGSESTVVIDPSNFEEAVMGGKLTATLNTNGDVCAIQKAGGDGVIQSVIMQCLRIASVKAADITNKITKAVESYNTERALRKIKRHPDPVVDVSKGAGMGVRCLSMEMEKTRLKIEDRKVNRSDDMEIETHSSKKTGSRDPYSKGINGDELKASLASRAAATSVEKMDVLPSVKTQFTMIDKTPTEMDSTPSLQQTIETGEQTTKVKTLMDAVKPKHRRKKKTYPNHDLS; this is encoded by the exons ATGACACTTAACGAGAAGAAGTTTATCGAAACAGCGCTGCTTTCTGATCTTAGAATTGATGGGCGTGGACCATTTGATTACCGGAATGTGGCGATCAAGTTTGGCAG GGAAGATGGTTCATCAGAGGTGCAGTTGGGTCAAACACATGTGATGGGGTTTGTGACCTCCCAACTTGTTCAACCTTACAGGGACCGCCCTAATGAAGGAACTCTTTCAATATACACAGAGTTCTCTCCAATGGCAGATCCTTCATTTGAAATAGGCCGTCCTGGGGTATTTGCAGTGGAGTTAGGTCGCATAGTTGATCGTGGATTGAG GGAAAGCAGGGCTGTGGATACAGAATCACTTTGTGTTGTTGCCGGAAAATGGGTTTGGTCTATTCGTATTGATCTCCACATTCTAGACAATGGGGG AAATCTTGTTGACGCTGCCAATATTGCTGCTTTAGTGGCTCTTTTGACATTTCGAAGGCCGGAGTGCACAGTGGGAGGAGATAACGATCAAGAAGTTATCATACATTCTCCTGAG GTGAGGGAACCACTTCCATTAATTGTGCACCACCTCCCTGTAGCAATAACCTTTGCGTTTATCGGTAGTGAGAGTACAGTG GTAATTGATCCATCAAACTTTGAAGAAGCTGTTATGGGAGGAAAATTGACTGCTACTCTTAATACGAACGGTGATGTGTGTGCTATTCAAAAAGCTGGAGGAGATGGAGTCATACAAAGTGTTATTATGCAATGCTTGCGCATTGCATCTGTAAAGGCCGCTGATATAACTAACAAAATAACGAAAGCT GTTGAGTCGTATAATACAGAAAGAGCATTGAGAAAAATCAAACGACACCCTGACCCAGTTGTAGATGTTAGCAAAGGTGCCGGAATGGGAGTTCGTTGTTTGTCAATGGAAATGGAAAAAACAAGATTGAAAATTGAGGATAGAAAGGTCAATCGAAGTGATGACATGGAAATTGAAACCCACTCATCGAAGAAAACTGGAAGCAG GGATCCGTATTCCAAGGGTATAAATGGTGATGAACTGAAAGCATCTCTCGCATCACGAG CTGCAGCAACCTCTGTTGAGAAGATGGATGTGTTACCATCTGTGAAGACACAGTTCACTATGATTGATAAAACCCCTACTGAAATGGATTCCACACCATCATTGCAACAGACTATTGAGACAGGAGAACAGACAACCAAAGTAAAGACTTTGATGGATGCAGTCAAGCCGAAGCACAGACGGAAAAAGAAAACCTATCCAAACCatgatttaagttaa